A genome region from Schistocerca nitens isolate TAMUIC-IGC-003100 chromosome 4, iqSchNite1.1, whole genome shotgun sequence includes the following:
- the LOC126252687 gene encoding uncharacterized PE-PGRS family protein PE_PGRS46-like yields MRESVREEQENDETEVRVENGEIEWRVENGEIEVRVENDEIEVRVENDEMEVRVENDEIEVRVENDEIEAREENEKDTERFKEEADGGKGGNGDTQGGKGGNGDTQGGKGGNGDTQGGKGGNGDTQGGKGGNGDTQGGKGGNDDVEEGLGGNDDVEGGLGGNDDVEGGLGGNDDAEGWGATTTRWAGGQRRRGGLGGNDDAEGWGATTTRRAGGQRRRGGLGGNDDAEGWGATTTRRAGGQRRRGGLGGNDAAEGWGATTPRRAGGQRRRRGLGGNDDTEGEGNSDGGSKGGDGGSKGGDGGSKGGDGGSKGGDGGSKGGDGGSKGGDGGS; encoded by the exons ATGAGGGAGAGTGTGAGAGAAGAACAAG AGAACGACGAGACTGAAGTGAGAGTAGAGAACGGCGAGATTGAATGGAGAGTAGAGAACGGCGAGATTGAAGTGAGAGTAGAGAACGACGAGATTGAAGTGAGAGTAGAGAACGACGAGATGGAAGTAAGAGTAGAGAACGACGAGATTGAAGTGAGAGTAGAGAATGACGAGATTGAAGCTagagaagaaaatgaaaaggaTACGGAGAGGTTCAAAGAGGAAGCAGAT GGAGGGAAAGGGGGCAATGGGGACACACAGGGAGGGAAAGGGGGCAATGGGGACACACAGGGAGGGAAAGGGGGCAATGGGGACACACAGGGAGGGAAAGGGGGCAATGGGGACACACAGGGAGGGAAAGGGGGCAATGGGGACACACAGGGAGGGAAAGGGGGGAACGACGACGTGGAGGAAGGGCTGGGAGGCAACGACGACGTGGAGGGAGGGCTGGGAGGCAACGACGACGTGGAGGGAGGGCTGGGAGGCAACGACGATGCGGAGGGCTGGGGGGCAACGACGACGCGGTGGGCTGGGGGGCAACGACGACGCGGAGGGCTGGGGGGCAACGACGACGCGGAGGGCTGGGGGGCAACGACGACGCGGAGGGCTGGGGGGCAACGACGACGCGGAGGGCTGGGGGGCAACGACGACGCGGAGGGCTGGGGGGCAACGACGACGCGGAGGGCTGGGGGGCAACGACGCCGCGGAGGGCTGGGGGGCAACGACGCCGCGGAGGGCTGGGGGGCAACGACGCCGCGGAGGGCTGGGGGGCAACGACGCCGCAGAGGGCTGGGGGGCAACGACGACACGGAGGGAGAGGGAAATA GCGACGGCGGCAGCAAGGGCGGAGACGGCGGCAGCAAGGGCGGAGACGGCGGCAGCAAGGGCGGAGACGGCGGCAGCAAGGGCGGAGACGGCGGCAGCAAGGGCGGAGACGGCGGCAGCAAGGGCGGAGACGGCGGCAGCTAG
- the LOC126252688 gene encoding basic proline-rich protein-like codes for MPLAPRRLSPPPATPLAPPRLSPRPASRPAPPLAPPRLSPRPAMPLAPRRLSPPPATPLAPPRLSPRPASRPAPPLAPPRATPRLSPRPASRHAPPLATPRLSPRHASRQASPRLSPRHTSRQASPHLSPCPAPPLASPRSASRLAPLRLSPRPAPPLASPRSASRLAPLRLSPRCAPPLATPRPAPPHLSPRHVPPLATPRPASRHATPRLSPRPAPPLAPPLAVPRTASRHATPRLSPRHAPLLANPHPASRSAPPLAPPRLSPRPASRPAPPLAPPPLSPRPTLSLAAPRLSPCPVPRPAPSLPAPRPAPPHAPTLPAPRTAPPGPTPRPAPRPVPHHAPSRPTPRPAPRPVPPHAPSRPTPRPAPRPVPPHASSRPTPRPAPRPPPPHAPPLLTLRPASRLAPRLASPRASPRLSPRPPRLPPRPADRPAAPCPALPCLSPRHAPPLATPRPAPPPRSPPPAPPPRSPPPTPPRLPVRHPPPHLSRRPASRPPHLSAAPPFAPPHLSPRPTFRPAPPFAPPHLSPRPTSRPAPPLAPHHLSPRTTSRHPSPRLSPPPALPLAAPPLATLHPASPLATPRPSPRPAPRPALRPAPPLAPPRPSPRPSPRPAPRPAPRPAPPLAPPRPSPRRAPRPVPPVAPPLASPRLSPRPASRFAPPLTWPHLSLPSPLATSPLASRHLSPRLSPPFPSPLATFPLASRHLASRSSPPCPPALPLFPT; via the exons ATGCCTCTCGCCCCGCGCCGCCTCTCGCCTCCCCCCGCCACGCCTCTCGCCCCGCCCCGCCTCTCGCCCCGCCCCGCCTCTCGCCCCGCCCCGCCTCTCGCCCCGCCCCGCCTCTCGCCCCGCCCCGCCATGCCTCTCGCCCCGCGCCGCCTCTCGCCTCCCCCCGCCACGCCTCTCGCCCCGCCCCGCCTCTCGCCCCGCCCCGCCTCTCGCCCCGCCCCGCCTCTCGCCCCGCCCCGCGCCACGCCCCGCCTCTCGCCACGCCCCGCCTCTCGCCACGCCCCGCCTCTCGCCACGCCCCGCCTCTCGCCTCGCCACGCCTCTCGCCAAGCCTCGCCCCGCCTCTCGCCTCGCCACACTTCTCGCCAAGCCTCGCCCCACCTCTCGCCTTGCCCCGCTCCGCCTCTCGCCTCGCCCCGCTCCGCCTCTCGCCTCGCCCCGCTCCGCCTCTCGCCTCGCCCCGCTCCGCCTCTCGCCTCGCCCCGCTCCGCCTCTCGCCTCGCCCCGCTCCGCCTCTCGCCTCGCTGCGCTCCGCCTCTCGCCACGCCGCGCCCCGCCCCGCCCCACCTCTCGCCACGCCACGTCCCGCCTCTCGCCACGCCCCGCCCCGCCTCTCGCCACGCCACGCCCCGCCTCTCGCCACGCCCCGCCCCTCCTCTCGCCCCGCCTCTCGCCGTACCACGCACCGCCTCTCGCCACGCCACGCCCCGCCTCTCGCCACGCCACGCCCCGCTGCTTGCCAACCCCCACCCCGCCTCTCGCTCCGCCCCACCTCTCGCCCCGCCCCGCCTCTCGCCCCGCCCCGCCTCTCGCCCCGCCCCACCTCTCGCGCCGCCCCCCCTCTCGCCCCGCCCCACCCTATCTCTCGCCGCGCCCCGCCTCTCGCCCTGCCCCGTCCCACGCCCCGCCCCGTCCCTCCCCGCCCCTCGTCCCGCCCCGCCCCACGCACCGACCCTCCCGGCCCCACGCACCGCCCCACCCGGACCCACGCCCCGTCCCGCACCACGCCCTGTCCCGCACCACGCCCCGTCCCGCCCCACGCCCCGTCCCGCCCCACGCCCCGTCCCGCCCCACGCCCCGTCCCGCCCCACGCCCCGTCCCGCCCCACGCCCCGTCCCGCCCCACGCCTCGTCCCGCCCCACGCCTCGTCCCGCCCCACGCCCCCCTCCTCCTCACGCCCCGCCACTCCTCACGCTCCGCCCCGCCTCTCGCCTCGCCCCGCGCCTCGCCTCGCCCCGCGCCTCGCCCCGCCTCTCGCCTCGCCCGCCCCGCCTCCCGCCTCGCCCCGCCGATCGCCCCGCCGCGCCCTGCCCCGCCCTGCCCTGTCTCTCGCCACGCCATGCCCCGCCTCTCGccacgccccgccccgccccgcctccCCGCTCGCCACCCCCCGCCCCGCCTCCCCGCTCGCCACCCCCCACGCCGCCCCGCCTCCCCGTtcgccaccccccaccccacctctcgcgccgccccgcctcTCGGCCGCCCCACCTCTCGGCCGCCCCACCTTTCGCCCCGCCCCACCTTTCGCCCCGCCCCACCTTTCGCCCCGCCCCACCTTTCGCCCCGCCCCACCTCTCGCCCCGCCCCACCTCTCGCCCCGCACCACCTCTCGCCCCGCACCACCTCTCGCCCCGCACCACCTCTCGCCACCCCTCGCCCCgcctctctccaccccccgccctgcCTCTCGCCGCCCCGCCACTGGCCACGCTCCACCCCGCCTCGCCTCTCGCCACGCCCCGCCCCTCGCCCCGCCCCGCCCCTCGCCCCGCCCTTCGCCCCGCCCCGCCCCTCGCCCCGCCCCGCCCCTCGCCACGCCCCTCGCCCCGCCCCGCCCCTCGCCCCGCCCCTCGCCCCGCCCCGCCCCTCGCCCCGCCCCGCCCCTCGCCCCGTCGCGCCCCTCGCCCCGTCCCGCCCGTCGCCCCGCCTCTCGCTTCGCCCCGCCTCTCGCCCCGCCCCGCCTCTCGCTTCGCCCCACCTCTCACCTGGCCCCACCTCTCCTTGCCCTCGCCTCTCGCCACCTCTCCCCTCGCCTCTCGCCACCTTTCCCCTCGCCTCTCGCCACCTTTCCCCTCGCCTCTCGCCACCTTTCCCCTCGCCTCTCGCCACCTTGCCTCTCGCTCCTCGCCTCCTTGCCCACCAGCTCTT CCACTGTTCCCCACTTGA
- the LOC126252689 gene encoding rRNA 2'-O-methyltransferase fibrillarin-like produces MGEQGTGAERGRGAGAERGRRAGAERGRRAGAERGRRAGTERGRGHKGADGRERKGPGRGAGAEVAGPRGGSGSGRAEGRERKWPGRGAGAEVAGPRGGSGSGRAEGRERNGPGRGAGAERAGPRGGSVTGRAEGRERNGPGRGAGA; encoded by the coding sequence ATGGGGGAACAAGGGACAGGGGCGGAACGGGGCCGAGGGGCGGGGGCGGAACGGGGCCGAAGGGCGGGGGCGGAACGGGGCCGAAGGGCGGGGGCGGAACGGGGCCGAAGGGCAGGGACGGAACGGGGGAGGGGGCATAAGGGGGCCGACGGGCGGGAGCGGAAAGGGCCGGGACGAGGGGCGGGAGCGGAAGTGGCCGGGCCGAGGGGCGGGAGCGGAAGTGGCCGGGCCGAGGGGCGGGAGCGGAAGTGGCCGGGCCGAGGGGCGGGAGCGGAAGTGGCCGGGCCGAGGGGCGGGAGCGGAAGTGGCCGGGCCGAGGGGCGGGAGCGGAACGGGCCGGGCCGAGGGGCGGGAGCGGAACGGGCCGGGCCGAGGGGCGGGAGCGTAACGGGCCGGGCCGAGGGGCGGGAGCGTAACGGGCCGGGCCGAGGGGCGGGAGCGTAA
- the LOC126252690 gene encoding uncharacterized protein LOC126252690 gives MWEVTGERQRGRERAEGTAERVWEVRGGQQWECGRSVGDSRGGVGGQRQTAQGVWEVRGRQQRGCGRSEGDSRGGVGGKRGTAEGAWEVRGAAGAWEVRGGNRRGVGGQRGQQKGRGRSEEAAEGAWEVREGQQRGHGRSERDSRGVVGGQMGTAEGEDV, from the coding sequence ATGTGGGAGGTCACAGGGGAACGTCAGAGGGGACGGGAGAGGGCAGAAGGAACGGCAGAGAGGGTCTGGGAGGTTAGAGGGGGACAACAATGGGAGTGTGGGAGGTCAGTGGGGGACAGCAGAGGGGGCGTGGGAGGTCAGAGGCAGACAGCACAGGGGGTGTGGGAGGTCAGAGGCAGACAGCAGAGGGGGTGTGGGAGGTCAGAGGGGGACAGCAGAGGGGGTGTGGGAGGTAAGAGGGGGACAGCAGAGGGGGCGTGGGAGGTCAGAGGGGCAGCAGGAGCGTGGGAGGTCAGAGGGGGCAACAGAAGGGGCGTGGGAGGTCAGAGGGGGCAGCAGAAGGGGCGTGGGAGGTCAGAGGAGGCAGCAGAAGGGGCGTGGGAGGTCAGAGAGGGACAGCAGAGGGGGCATGGGAGGTCAGAGAGGGACAGCAGAGGGGTCGTGGGTGGTCAGATGGGGACAGCAGAGGGGGAAGATGTGTGA
- the LOC126252691 gene encoding uncharacterized protein LOC126252691 codes for MWGQRGTAEGAVWGQRGTAEGAVWGQRGTAEGDGRGGGVGSEGDGRGGRVGSEGDGRGGPCGGDGRGGRVGSEGDCRGGRVGSEGDDRGGRVGSEGDGRGGRVGSEVDGRGGRVGSEVDGRGGRVGSEVDGRGGRVGSEVDGSGGRVGSERDGRGGRVGAEGDVWGQRGTCGVRGGRQRGTCGVRGGRQRGTCGVRGGRQRGTCGVRGGRQRGMCGVRGGRQRGTCGVRGGRQRGTCGVRGGRQRGKCGVRGGRAGSEGDGRGGSAGS; via the exons ATGTGGGGTCAGAGGGGGACGGCAGAGGGGGCCGTGTGGGGTCAGAGGGGGACGGCAGAGGGGGCCGTGTGGGGTCAGAGGGGGACGGCAGAGGGGGACGGCAGAGGGGGCGGTGTGGGCTCAGAGGGGGACGGCAGAGGGGGCCGTGTGGGGTCAGAGGGGGACGGCAGAGGGGGGCCGTGTGGG GGGGACGGCAGAGGGGGCCGTGTGGGGTCAGAGGGGGACTGCAGAGGGGGCCGTGTGGGGTCAGAGGGGGACGACAGAGGGGGCCGTGTGGGGTCAGAGGGGGACGGCAGAGGGGGCCGTGTGGGGTCAGAGGTGGACGGCAGAGGGGGCCGTGTGGGGTCAGAGGTGGACGGCAGAGGGGGCCGTGTGGGGTCAGAGGTGGACGGCAGAGGGGGCCGTGTGGGGTCAGAGGTGGACGGCAGCGGGGGACGTGTCGGGTCAGAGAGGGACGGCAGAGGGGGACGTGTGGGGGCAGAGGGGGACGTGTGGGGGCAGAGGGGGACGTGCGGGGTCAGAGGGGGACGCCAGAGGGGGACGTGCGGGGTCAGAGGGGGACGCCAGAGGGGGACGTGCGGGGTCAGAGGGGGACGGCAGAGGGGGACGTGCGGGGTCAGAGGGGGACGGCAGAGGGGGATGTGCGGGGTCAGAGGGGGACGGCAAAGGGGGACGTGCGGGGTCAGAGGGGGACGGCAAAGGGGGACGTGCGGGGTCAGAGGGGGACGGCAGAGGGGGAAGTGTGGAGTCAGAGGAGGACGTGCGGGGTCAGAGGGGGACGGCAGAGGGGGATCTGCGGGGTCATAG